One window from the genome of Choloepus didactylus isolate mChoDid1 chromosome 2, mChoDid1.pri, whole genome shotgun sequence encodes:
- the LOC119518842 gene encoding 60S ribosomal protein L36a-like gives MVNVPNTRRTFCKKCGKHQPHKVTQYKKGKDSLYAQGKRRYDRKQSGYGGQTKPIFRKKAKTTKKIVLRLECVEPNCRSKRMLAIKRCKHFELGGDKKRKGQVIQF, from the coding sequence ATGGTAAACGTTCCTAACACCCGCCGGACCTTCTGTAAGAAGTGTGGTAAGCACCAGCCCCACAAAGTGACACAGTACAAGAAGGGCAAGGATTCTCTATATGCCCAGGGAAAGCGGCGTTATGACAGGAAGCAGAGTGGCTACGGTGGGCAGACTAAGCCAATTTTCCGGAAGAAGGCTAAAACTACAAAGAAGATTGTGCTGAGGCTTGAATGCGTTGAGCCCAACTGCAGATCTAAGAGAATGTTGGCTATTAAGAGATGCAAACATTTTGAACTGGGAGGAGACAAGAAGAGAAAGGGCCAAGTGATCCAGTTCTAa